In Kordiimonas sp. SCSIO 12610, the following are encoded in one genomic region:
- the rnr gene encoding ribonuclease R, translating into MADDQKSNKNKGPVGPDYFPTAEDIIKFIKDTPGKITKREIARAFGIKGPDKVQLKKLLREMSEDGLLAKDNARAFRPADQLQAVQIVEFASLNDQGEALVRPVNWESDEKPPKIFVAEDKRGKKSTNTPALGKGDRALAKLTLVREKPALYRASILKLLKNVPNTTMGVFHGGENGGKVTPVNKKDRDEYWIDREDVRGANDGELVLIEPVRSSRNRLGPKRARIKEKIGDVSSARSISLIAIHAHDIPNEFPNHVLKAAERADEPTLDDRVDLRGIPLITIDPVDARDHDDAIWAEADTSEDNKDGWHVIVAIADVAHYVTPDSPLDREARKRGNSCYFPDRVVPMLPEALSAGLCSLQPHQDRASMAVHMWFDAKGKKLRHKFERILMRSHANINYRQAQDAIDGTTDELTEPLLEPVLKPLWGAYAALTKAREKRAPLDLDMPERKIIIGEDGHIQSIALRERFDAHKLVEEFMVMANVCAAEELEKHQTPCMYRVHEEPPLDKLESLRDFLKSMDINLAKGAVMKPQLFNGILRQVKGEATETLVNQVVLRSQTQAYYSPDNMGHFGLSLPRYAHFTSPIRRYSDLMVHRGLIRALGFGDDGLSNEDMKEMDVTAQHISSTERRAMLADRDSVDRYMALYLSEHVGDEFTGRISGVSRFGMFVTLEPSGGDGLIPISSIGNDYYVLDEERRALIGERSNIEYRLGDMVEVRLKEANKFTGGLRLELITDEDIPAFSRKKRGDSKPFGKKTRAGSKSVSKTVGKAKPAARSRRRR; encoded by the coding sequence ATGGCCGACGATCAAAAAAGCAATAAAAACAAAGGTCCGGTTGGCCCTGATTATTTCCCAACCGCCGAAGATATTATTAAATTTATCAAAGACACGCCCGGTAAAATTACCAAGCGCGAGATCGCGCGTGCGTTTGGCATAAAAGGGCCAGACAAAGTTCAATTAAAAAAACTTTTGCGCGAAATGAGCGAAGATGGGTTGCTTGCGAAAGATAACGCTCGCGCCTTCCGCCCTGCTGACCAACTACAGGCTGTTCAAATTGTCGAGTTCGCGAGCTTGAATGATCAAGGCGAAGCGCTTGTCCGCCCCGTTAATTGGGAAAGCGATGAAAAACCGCCAAAAATATTCGTGGCCGAAGACAAACGCGGTAAAAAAAGCACAAATACCCCTGCCCTTGGTAAGGGGGACCGCGCACTTGCAAAACTGACACTCGTTCGAGAAAAGCCAGCACTTTACCGCGCCAGTATTCTGAAGCTTCTCAAAAATGTCCCCAACACCACGATGGGCGTTTTCCACGGCGGCGAAAACGGCGGAAAGGTAACCCCTGTTAACAAAAAAGACCGCGACGAATATTGGATTGACCGCGAGGACGTGCGCGGCGCCAATGACGGCGAACTTGTATTAATCGAACCAGTCAGATCGAGCCGCAATCGTTTGGGGCCAAAGCGCGCGCGCATAAAAGAAAAGATTGGTGACGTTTCATCCGCGCGGTCAATCAGCCTAATCGCAATCCATGCGCATGATATTCCCAACGAATTTCCGAACCATGTGTTAAAGGCAGCCGAACGCGCCGATGAGCCCACCCTTGATGATCGTGTCGACTTGCGCGGTATACCATTGATCACAATTGATCCAGTGGACGCGCGTGACCATGATGACGCCATCTGGGCCGAAGCTGACACATCAGAAGATAACAAGGATGGTTGGCATGTGATCGTCGCGATTGCAGATGTCGCTCATTATGTAACGCCTGACAGTCCCCTCGACCGCGAAGCCCGCAAACGCGGCAACAGTTGTTATTTTCCTGACAGAGTGGTTCCCATGCTGCCCGAAGCGTTATCAGCGGGGCTTTGCAGCCTTCAACCCCATCAGGACAGGGCGTCAATGGCCGTGCATATGTGGTTCGATGCAAAGGGCAAGAAACTGCGCCATAAGTTTGAACGAATTTTAATGCGTTCCCACGCGAACATCAATTATAGGCAAGCGCAGGATGCTATTGATGGCACTACGGACGAACTTACAGAACCACTGTTGGAACCCGTCTTAAAACCTTTATGGGGCGCTTACGCTGCACTTACCAAAGCGCGGGAAAAACGCGCGCCGCTTGATCTTGATATGCCCGAGCGTAAAATCATTATTGGCGAAGATGGTCATATCCAGTCTATTGCCCTTCGGGAACGCTTTGACGCCCACAAACTTGTCGAAGAATTTATGGTCATGGCAAATGTTTGTGCCGCTGAAGAGCTGGAAAAACACCAAACGCCCTGTATGTACCGCGTGCATGAAGAACCGCCGCTTGATAAACTGGAAAGCCTTCGTGATTTTCTGAAAAGTATGGATATCAACCTTGCTAAGGGTGCAGTTATGAAACCTCAGCTGTTCAATGGTATCCTAAGACAAGTCAAAGGCGAAGCCACGGAAACGCTTGTTAATCAAGTTGTACTACGAAGCCAAACCCAAGCCTATTATTCGCCCGATAATATGGGACATTTCGGCTTGTCGCTTCCGCGTTATGCGCATTTCACCTCACCGATCAGGCGGTACTCGGACCTTATGGTCCACCGCGGACTAATCCGCGCCCTTGGTTTCGGGGATGACGGCTTGTCTAATGAGGACATGAAGGAAATGGATGTGACAGCGCAGCATATCTCATCGACAGAACGTCGGGCCATGCTTGCAGATCGCGATTCGGTTGATCGATATATGGCACTCTATCTCTCGGAGCATGTGGGCGACGAATTTACGGGCCGCATATCTGGTGTATCACGTTTTGGTATGTTCGTAACGCTGGAACCTTCGGGCGGCGATGGCTTGATACCGATCTCCAGCATCGGAAACGATTATTATGTTCTGGATGAAGAACGCCGTGCTTTGATTGGTGAACGATCCAATATCGAATACCGGCTCGGGGATATGGTCGAGGTTCGCCTGAAAGAAGCTAACAAATTTACAGGTGGCCTTAGGTTGGAATTGATCACCGACGAAGACATACCAGCCTTCTCGCGTAAAAAGCGCGGTGACAGCAAACCCTTTGGTAAAAAAACGAGGGCTGGGAGTAAGTCTGTGAGTAAGACTGTGGGCAAAGCAAAACCCGCAGCGCGCTCAAGACGGCGACGTTAG
- a CDS encoding Hpt domain-containing protein gives MLEMDLMEELRNEAIDTVEDRLKNLNETLKAVNEQKVNGSDALAAVRLEAHSLKSVAASFEMKALKVLCHRFEDYIFNLSELELKHIDSCQFFSDRMADCLDAFVQNKDIDISQLMRALPAKGGFEVGDITVSDIEVMLVMEPGTATKIVTRELLECGYRMINVASTLDAIQLIPSMRPDAVICSRVMPELTGIDLACALKAMPTTSDIPVALIASVDPNSDDMKRLPDSVPLLRKGSNFADDVASVFIELGIL, from the coding sequence ATGCTTGAAATGGACTTAATGGAAGAATTGCGCAACGAAGCAATCGACACCGTAGAAGATCGTCTTAAAAACCTAAATGAAACCCTTAAAGCTGTTAATGAGCAGAAAGTGAATGGCAGTGATGCGTTGGCCGCTGTTCGCCTGGAAGCCCATTCTTTAAAGTCTGTTGCTGCAAGCTTCGAGATGAAGGCTCTTAAGGTGTTATGTCACCGGTTTGAGGATTATATCTTTAACCTTAGTGAATTAGAGTTGAAACATATCGACAGTTGCCAGTTTTTCTCGGATCGTATGGCCGATTGTCTGGATGCGTTTGTCCAGAATAAAGATATTGATATTTCGCAGTTGATGCGGGCCTTGCCTGCAAAGGGTGGATTTGAGGTTGGCGATATTACAGTCTCGGACATTGAGGTTATGCTCGTGATGGAGCCGGGTACGGCAACCAAAATTGTAACTAGAGAGCTTCTTGAATGCGGGTACAGGATGATTAACGTTGCCTCAACGCTTGACGCGATTCAGCTTATCCCGTCGATGCGCCCTGACGCGGTTATATGTTCGCGTGTGATGCCTGAACTGACAGGAATTGACCTTGCATGCGCCTTGAAGGCAATGCCAACCACATCGGATATTCCTGTTGCCCTGATCGCATCGGTTGACCCAAATAGCGATGATATGAAACGATTACCAGATTCGGTTCCTCTTCTCAGGAAGGGGTCTAACTTCGCTGATGACGTCGCCAGCGTGTTTATCGAGCTTGGGATATTGTAA
- the rpmG gene encoding 50S ribosomal protein L33 gives MAKPTGIKIKLVSTADTGYYYVTKKNPRTMTEKMVKRKYDPVVRKHVEFKEAKIK, from the coding sequence ATGGCAAAGCCGACCGGTATCAAGATCAAGCTTGTGAGCACAGCGGACACTGGTTACTATTATGTAACAAAAAAGAACCCGCGCACAATGACCGAAAAAATGGTTAAACGTAAGTATGACCCGGTTGTTCGCAAGCATGTAGAATTTAAGGAAGCGAAAATCAAATAA
- the dprA gene encoding DNA-processing protein DprA: MMRTQPTRTAVNNLETSIDMFPELSRTEKIHRMRISNISGIGPVTFQKLIDDYGSAEKALENHDFKNKKVINIKDIETNLKQTQTFGAHTLIWGDKQYPRYLYELSDAPPVLYAKGNINLLQAPTIGIVGARNASASGHKITSNIAAELGKAGYIVASGLARGIDTSAHKASIKTGTIACVAGGIDMPYPPENTDLFDQIIRHGVIISEMPLGTQPQARHFPRRNRLIAGLSIGVVVIEAAQKSGSLITAKLAADYGRDVFAVPGSPLDPRAHGTNQLIKDGAILTRSAEDILDTQSALPNTMLKNMDRRPLIDITDDETSRIEEEEAPSTSAPPSHSVQSSENIVLELLSLEPVHIDEIIRRSNLSVHIATAIITTLEIEGKIIKHSGGRISLSP; the protein is encoded by the coding sequence ATGATGAGAACACAGCCAACACGGACAGCAGTGAATAATTTGGAGACATCAATTGATATGTTTCCAGAACTGTCGCGGACAGAAAAAATTCACCGTATGCGGATTTCCAATATTTCGGGGATTGGGCCCGTTACTTTCCAAAAACTAATTGATGATTATGGAAGCGCAGAAAAGGCGCTTGAAAACCACGACTTTAAAAACAAAAAAGTCATTAACATCAAAGACATAGAGACAAACCTTAAACAAACCCAAACGTTTGGCGCACATACACTTATTTGGGGCGACAAGCAATATCCTCGCTACCTCTATGAACTTTCTGATGCTCCTCCTGTTTTATACGCAAAAGGGAATATAAACCTTTTGCAAGCACCAACCATTGGTATTGTTGGCGCGCGCAATGCCAGCGCATCAGGGCATAAAATCACATCGAACATTGCGGCCGAGCTTGGAAAAGCGGGCTATATCGTTGCGTCAGGTCTTGCGCGCGGGATTGATACATCTGCCCATAAGGCCAGCATTAAAACAGGTACCATTGCATGTGTTGCAGGCGGCATAGATATGCCCTACCCGCCTGAAAATACAGACTTGTTTGATCAAATCATCAGGCACGGCGTTATTATTAGTGAAATGCCACTTGGCACTCAGCCGCAAGCCCGTCACTTCCCAAGAAGAAACCGCCTTATTGCAGGTCTTAGCATAGGGGTCGTGGTTATCGAAGCCGCGCAAAAATCGGGGTCACTGATAACTGCAAAATTGGCCGCCGATTATGGCCGGGATGTTTTCGCAGTCCCGGGTTCGCCGCTTGACCCACGTGCCCATGGTACTAACCAACTGATCAAAGACGGTGCAATATTAACACGCAGCGCCGAGGATATACTGGATACTCAGTCCGCATTACCAAATACTATGCTGAAAAACATGGATCGGCGCCCCCTCATAGACATTACAGATGATGAAACCTCGCGCATCGAGGAAGAAGAGGCGCCTTCAACCTCTGCACCTCCATCTCATTCGGTGCAAAGTTCTGAAAATATAGTACTTGAACTTTTAAGTCTTGAGCCTGTTCACATCGATGAAATTATCCGTAGGTCCAACCTTTCAGTCCACATAGCTACTGCAATTATTACAACGCTCGAAATTGAAGGGAAGATCATAAAACACAGCGGAGGTCGCATAAGTTTATCGCCCTAA
- a CDS encoding peroxidase family protein, with protein sequence MNIITKTAIVLSLSVSAVAITTYALPLQNQDTPQVSPARKINRDALPNARGPKGPIHGVEDGIRSIDGSGNNTQNTEFGSTFVHLLRLAPVAYSDGISTLAGENRKSAREISNIVVAQSGSIPNTNRLSDYLWQWGQFLDHDIDLTEGIDPPEPANIAVPSGDPFFDLEGTGTVEIAFNRSLYDLSTGTDFNTPREQENEITAWIDASNVYGSDQTRANALRTLDDTGRLKTSEGNLLPFNTDGFANAGGDSPDLFLAGDPRANEQIGLTVMHTLFVREHNRLADEIRENDPTLTGDAIYEKARAIVGAQMQVITYEEFLPVLIGRGSIPRYRGYFPSIKPDIANEFSTAAYRFGHSALSETILRLDADGNEIANGHIALKDAFFAGGRLSSEGGIDPILRGLAAQTSQKVDPFVIDALRNFLFGPPGAGGFDLASLNIQRGRDHGLASYNDVRRALGLRPIRRFRDISRNPEIRERLQNAYDSVDDIDLWIGGLSEDPVRGGQLGELFNKIIADQFIRLRDGDRFWYERVFSGPELAELKRTRLSDIIKRNTEIGSELQREVFIVNPPRRP encoded by the coding sequence ATGAATATAATAACGAAAACAGCAATCGTGCTCTCGCTATCGGTGAGCGCTGTTGCGATAACCACTTATGCGCTCCCCCTTCAAAATCAGGACACCCCACAGGTATCCCCTGCCCGTAAAATCAACCGTGATGCGCTACCAAACGCCAGAGGCCCCAAAGGCCCTATTCACGGTGTAGAGGACGGTATTCGTTCCATTGATGGCTCGGGAAACAACACCCAGAATACTGAGTTTGGCTCTACTTTCGTGCACCTACTCAGGCTGGCTCCAGTCGCCTATAGTGATGGTATTTCCACGCTCGCTGGTGAAAACCGGAAATCAGCCCGTGAAATCAGTAACATTGTTGTGGCACAAAGCGGTAGCATTCCAAACACGAACCGCTTGAGCGATTATCTTTGGCAATGGGGCCAGTTTCTTGACCACGATATTGACCTTACTGAAGGGATTGACCCGCCAGAGCCCGCGAACATAGCCGTACCATCAGGCGACCCGTTCTTCGACCTTGAGGGTACTGGCACAGTTGAAATCGCGTTCAATCGATCGCTTTATGACCTCTCGACAGGCACTGACTTCAACACCCCACGCGAACAAGAAAACGAAATCACTGCGTGGATCGACGCATCGAACGTCTATGGCTCCGACCAAACAAGGGCCAATGCTTTGAGAACCCTTGATGATACAGGGCGACTGAAAACAAGCGAAGGGAATTTACTCCCGTTTAATACCGATGGTTTCGCAAACGCTGGCGGCGATAGCCCTGACCTGTTCCTAGCGGGTGATCCGCGAGCGAACGAACAAATAGGTTTGACAGTGATGCACACCCTTTTTGTACGCGAGCATAACCGCCTTGCAGACGAAATAAGAGAGAATGACCCTACCCTTACCGGTGATGCGATATACGAAAAAGCGCGTGCTATCGTTGGGGCGCAAATGCAAGTCATTACCTATGAAGAATTTCTCCCTGTCTTGATTGGTCGTGGATCCATACCCCGCTATCGTGGCTACTTTCCATCGATTAAACCTGACATTGCTAATGAGTTTTCAACGGCTGCATACAGGTTTGGCCATAGTGCATTAAGCGAGACAATCCTGCGTCTTGACGCTGATGGAAATGAAATTGCTAACGGCCATATCGCGCTCAAGGATGCCTTCTTCGCAGGGGGCCGTTTATCAAGCGAAGGGGGAATTGACCCTATTCTTAGAGGCCTTGCTGCCCAAACTTCCCAGAAAGTCGATCCGTTCGTTATTGATGCGCTTAGAAACTTTTTGTTTGGTCCACCCGGGGCTGGTGGTTTTGACCTTGCTTCCCTCAATATTCAACGAGGCCGTGATCATGGACTGGCAAGTTACAATGATGTTCGCCGAGCGCTTGGCCTAAGGCCCATCAGACGCTTTAGAGATATTTCGCGAAATCCTGAAATTCGTGAGCGCCTACAGAATGCATATGACAGCGTCGATGACATTGACCTATGGATAGGTGGCCTTTCAGAAGATCCCGTTCGTGGTGGCCAACTGGGGGAATTATTCAATAAAATCATCGCCGACCAGTTTATTAGACTAAGGGACGGGGATCGGTTCTGGTATGAACGCGTTTTCAGTGGCCCTGAACTCGCAGAACTCAAACGAACAAGGCTATCTGATATTATAAAGCGTAATACTGAAATTGGGAGTGAACTCCAGCGAGAAGTGTTCATTGTAAATCCACCGCGTCGGCCGTAA
- a CDS encoding dihydroorotase family protein: MIFTAYTNARIINPVTNMDEIGSVFVNDGRIVDLGAGKNMMADARVIDCTGKILCPGFIDMRAHAVDAEAAAAGGITSIALQPDQKTVLDNDAAIERIVKRSHDHGGVRVYPVGAATKELKGSEIAEIGQMQASGAIAFTDCRQSINDAQVMRRLMEYAKYFDAPIVQFAEEQSLAKDGFAHEGEIATRLGLNGIPSAAEAIQIERDIRLADLTGAKLHIALVSTKEGVQIIRNAKKRKSLNLTCSVSPHHLYLNDNALEGYRTFAKVSPPLRSEADRLALIKGLADGVIDTVVSDHDPRSEDVKRLPLAQAASGVAGFETMLPILMTLVHSDKISMMTAIRALTENPAKILGVKGGSIEKGSIADITIFDPEKPWRIDNSKLKSSARNTPFDTLPTQGKVWKTIVAGKEIYSAD, encoded by the coding sequence ATGATTTTCACCGCTTACACAAATGCTCGCATCATTAATCCAGTAACAAACATGGACGAGATCGGCAGCGTTTTCGTCAATGATGGTCGGATTGTAGATCTGGGTGCTGGTAAAAACATGATGGCCGATGCCAGAGTTATCGATTGTACTGGCAAAATTCTTTGTCCTGGCTTCATCGATATGCGCGCACATGCCGTGGACGCAGAAGCGGCTGCGGCGGGCGGTATCACATCGATTGCCCTCCAGCCAGATCAGAAAACAGTTCTTGATAATGACGCGGCGATTGAGCGTATTGTAAAGCGTTCCCATGATCATGGCGGTGTACGGGTTTATCCAGTGGGCGCTGCAACCAAAGAACTAAAAGGCAGCGAAATCGCCGAAATCGGTCAAATGCAGGCCTCGGGTGCGATTGCCTTTACCGATTGCAGGCAATCAATCAATGACGCGCAAGTGATGCGCCGATTGATGGAATATGCCAAATATTTTGATGCCCCAATCGTTCAGTTTGCCGAGGAACAATCGCTGGCCAAGGATGGTTTCGCCCACGAGGGGGAAATTGCAACCCGGTTGGGCTTAAACGGCATTCCATCAGCGGCCGAAGCTATTCAAATAGAACGTGATATACGTCTCGCTGATTTAACAGGTGCGAAGCTTCATATTGCCCTTGTCTCCACGAAGGAAGGCGTGCAAATCATCAGAAACGCCAAAAAACGTAAAAGCCTTAACCTGACATGCTCTGTATCACCGCATCATTTGTATTTGAATGATAATGCGCTTGAAGGATATAGAACTTTTGCAAAAGTTAGCCCACCGCTGCGCAGCGAAGCTGACAGGCTGGCTCTTATAAAGGGCCTTGCGGACGGTGTTATCGATACTGTTGTTAGTGATCATGATCCAAGAAGCGAGGATGTAAAGCGCCTCCCCCTCGCGCAGGCGGCATCGGGCGTTGCTGGCTTTGAAACAATGCTTCCCATTTTGATGACACTGGTCCATAGCGATAAAATCAGCATGATGACCGCTATTCGTGCCTTAACAGAAAACCCCGCTAAGATATTGGGCGTTAAAGGCGGTTCGATCGAAAAAGGTAGTATCGCTGATATCACCATCTTCGACCCTGAAAAGCCATGGCGCATTGACAATAGCAAACTGAAATCAAGCGCAAGAAATACGCCCTTTGACACCTTACCCACACAGGGTAAAGTATGGAAAACCATCGTTGCCGGAAAAGAAATATACTCCGCCGACTAA
- the plsY gene encoding glycerol-3-phosphate 1-O-acyltransferase PlsY, whose translation MPASVETIAIVILAYLLGSIPFGLVLTKMAGLGDVRDIGSGNIGATNVLRTGRKDLALATLLLDAGKGAIAVLVCTNFASMELAPLAGSAAFIGHCFPIYLKFKGGKGVATFFGTLLAINPIVAVLSMLSWLLSALLFRISSLSALIASIAAPVFAYVLIPNITWLYTVFMTAVIFIRHKDNIGRIMGGTEPKIGKKSSADDENTANTDSSE comes from the coding sequence ATGCCTGCCTCTGTTGAAACCATTGCCATTGTTATTCTGGCTTATCTTCTCGGCTCTATTCCTTTCGGACTGGTCCTTACAAAAATGGCTGGCCTTGGTGATGTTCGCGATATCGGATCCGGCAATATCGGGGCAACAAATGTCCTGCGCACGGGCCGTAAAGACTTAGCGCTCGCGACGCTTCTCTTGGACGCAGGCAAAGGCGCGATTGCTGTTCTGGTGTGTACAAATTTCGCATCAATGGAACTAGCACCTTTGGCCGGTAGTGCAGCCTTTATTGGCCATTGTTTCCCTATTTACCTGAAGTTTAAAGGTGGCAAAGGAGTTGCAACATTCTTTGGAACGCTACTTGCGATCAACCCTATTGTTGCAGTTTTGAGCATGCTGTCATGGTTACTCAGTGCGCTCTTGTTTCGCATATCTTCGCTTTCAGCCTTAATTGCATCAATCGCAGCACCTGTTTTTGCCTATGTTCTCATCCCGAACATTACCTGGCTTTATACAGTTTTCATGACGGCTGTAATTTTCATTCGACACAAGGACAATATTGGCCGCATCATGGGCGGCACAGAACCTAAAATTGGTAAAAAATCATCAGCAGATGATGAGAACACAGCCAACACGGACAGCAGTGAATAA
- the topA gene encoding type I DNA topoisomerase, producing MNVVIVESPSKAKTINKYLGKDYTVLASFGHVRDLPAKDGSVKPDEDFAMDWVVDRDSNKRLTEIAKAVKDSDSLYLATDPDREGEAISWHVLEVLAKKRALKDVNVKRVVFNEITKSAILKAMAAPRELDQEMVNAYLARRALDYLVGFTLSPVLWRKLPGARSAGRVQSVALRLVCERESEIEIFKPREYWSVTAATNAGGGKSFDSRLFALNGKKLGKYDLENEGAATSAAETVKNTPLIVQAVERKPARRHPQPPFTTSTLQQEAARKLGFPANRTMRVAQSLYEGKTLGGEVTGLITYMRTDGVTIAQEAMNATRNTIGSRYGDKFLPEKPRFYKTKAKNAQEAHEAIRPTDPSRHPSEVAHALDADELKLYELIWRRTIASQMESAQMERTTVTIFNADKSAELRANGTVVTFEGFLSVYQEGRDDEGDDDERRLPPLKEGDELALAKVEPKQHFTEPPPRFTEASLVKKLEELGIGRPSTYASILTVLRERNYVHMERNRFIPEDKGRLVTAFLEKFFDRYVQYDFTANLEEQLDDISAGDLEWKKVIGDFWADFKPKTEEIIGVRNAVVIDALDEFLAPMLFSDDPEEEAKLRKCPSCDDGRLGLKTSRYGAFVGCSNYPECNYTRQFGGGDDADKEANEPTVFGDDPETGEPVALKNGRFGLYLQIGEAKKGEKPKRATIPKDMDPAGLDLEKALALLALPREIGAHPETGKMITAAIGRYGPYVAHDGVYAKLPSSDDVFTVGLNHAVSLVADAAAKKGGGSKTVLKELGEHPDDGEAIKVLDGRYGPYVNHKRTNATIPKDIEPESVTLEQALEWLAAKAAKKKPARKTAAKKKAAPKKTAAKKTTKKAS from the coding sequence ATGAACGTCGTTATAGTGGAATCGCCCTCCAAGGCGAAAACAATCAATAAATACCTGGGCAAAGACTACACAGTTCTGGCGAGCTTTGGCCACGTCCGTGACCTACCTGCAAAGGACGGATCAGTTAAACCGGACGAAGATTTTGCAATGGACTGGGTCGTAGACCGCGATTCAAATAAACGCTTAACCGAAATCGCAAAAGCGGTGAAAGACTCTGATAGTCTTTATCTCGCGACTGACCCCGACCGCGAAGGGGAAGCAATTTCGTGGCACGTTCTCGAGGTTCTAGCGAAAAAACGCGCCTTAAAGGACGTCAATGTAAAACGCGTTGTTTTTAACGAGATTACAAAGTCAGCCATTCTGAAGGCGATGGCAGCACCGCGTGAGCTTGATCAGGAAATGGTCAATGCATACCTCGCGCGTCGTGCGCTGGATTATCTGGTGGGTTTCACGTTATCGCCTGTTTTATGGCGTAAACTGCCTGGTGCTCGTTCGGCTGGCCGCGTGCAATCTGTTGCTCTACGCCTTGTATGTGAACGCGAATCTGAAATTGAAATTTTCAAACCGCGTGAATACTGGAGTGTAACCGCTGCAACAAATGCTGGCGGCGGAAAGTCCTTTGACAGCCGCTTGTTTGCGTTGAACGGTAAAAAACTCGGTAAATATGACCTTGAAAATGAGGGTGCTGCAACATCAGCTGCCGAAACGGTTAAAAATACGCCGCTGATCGTTCAAGCGGTTGAGCGTAAACCGGCCCGCAGGCACCCGCAACCGCCGTTTACAACCTCTACACTTCAGCAGGAAGCTGCAAGAAAACTTGGTTTCCCGGCAAACCGGACCATGCGTGTCGCCCAAAGCCTGTATGAGGGTAAAACACTTGGCGGTGAAGTAACAGGTTTGATCACCTACATGCGTACAGACGGTGTTACCATTGCGCAGGAAGCCATGAATGCCACGCGCAATACCATCGGGTCACGTTACGGCGATAAATTCCTGCCAGAGAAGCCACGCTTTTATAAAACCAAGGCCAAGAACGCACAGGAAGCTCACGAGGCTATACGTCCAACCGATCCATCGCGCCATCCGTCCGAAGTTGCCCATGCCCTCGACGCAGATGAACTCAAGCTTTATGAACTTATTTGGCGCCGTACAATCGCGAGCCAAATGGAAAGCGCACAGATGGAGCGCACAACAGTTACCATCTTTAACGCAGACAAAAGTGCTGAACTGCGCGCAAACGGTACCGTTGTTACCTTTGAAGGCTTCCTATCTGTTTATCAAGAAGGGCGCGACGACGAAGGCGATGATGACGAGCGCCGCCTACCACCGCTTAAGGAAGGCGACGAGCTAGCGCTTGCGAAAGTGGAGCCAAAGCAGCATTTCACAGAGCCGCCACCGCGTTTCACGGAGGCTAGCCTCGTTAAAAAGCTTGAGGAACTTGGGATTGGTCGTCCGTCAACCTACGCATCGATCTTAACGGTTCTTCGTGAGCGCAATTATGTTCATATGGAACGTAATCGTTTTATCCCTGAAGATAAGGGACGTTTGGTTACAGCATTCCTTGAAAAATTCTTTGATCGCTATGTTCAATATGATTTCACTGCAAATCTGGAAGAACAGCTGGATGATATCTCAGCAGGTGATCTAGAGTGGAAAAAAGTTATTGGTGATTTCTGGGCCGACTTTAAACCAAAAACAGAAGAAATCATCGGGGTAAGAAACGCTGTTGTTATCGATGCGCTTGATGAGTTTCTGGCGCCTATGCTATTCAGCGATGACCCTGAGGAAGAAGCAAAACTGCGTAAATGCCCATCATGTGATGATGGTCGCCTTGGCCTCAAGACAAGCCGGTACGGCGCATTTGTTGGATGTTCTAACTATCCGGAATGTAATTACACGCGCCAATTTGGTGGCGGTGATGACGCAGACAAAGAAGCAAATGAGCCAACAGTCTTCGGCGATGACCCTGAAACAGGTGAACCTGTTGCACTTAAAAATGGTCGCTTTGGCCTTTACCTCCAGATCGGTGAAGCGAAAAAAGGCGAAAAACCAAAACGCGCGACAATACCGAAGGATATGGACCCTGCTGGCCTCGACCTTGAAAAAGCCTTGGCCCTACTCGCGCTCCCACGTGAAATTGGTGCCCACCCTGAAACAGGTAAAATGATCACGGCTGCGATTGGGCGCTATGGCCCCTATGTAGCGCATGACGGCGTTTATGCAAAGCTTCCGTCGTCCGATGACGTGTTCACAGTTGGCCTAAATCATGCCGTATCACTGGTTGCTGATGCGGCTGCCAAGAAAGGCGGCGGAAGTAAAACTGTATTGAAGGAACTTGGTGAACACCCGGATGACGGCGAAGCGATCAAAGTTCTCGATGGTCGCTATGGTCCGTATGTAAACCATAAGCGCACGAATGCAACGATACCAAAAGATATCGAGCCAGAAAGTGTGACCTTGGAGCAAGCGCTCGAGTGGTTGGCAGCAAAGGCGGCGAAGAAAAAACCCGCTAGAAAAACAGCCGCCAAGAAGAAAGCTGCGCCGAAGAAAACGGCGGCAAAGAAAACAACCAAGAAGGCGTCATAA